Proteins encoded in a region of the Sphingomonas sp. OV641 genome:
- a CDS encoding class II 3-deoxy-7-phosphoheptulonate synthase, with the protein MAANWAPDSWTAHEARQLPDYPDAAALKAATDTLRSHPPLVFAGEARNLTAELARVAAGEAFLLQGGDCAESFAEFHPNNIRDTFRVILQMAVVLTFASKLPVVKLGRMAGQFAKPRSAPTETIEGVELPSYRGDNVNDIAFTAQSRVPDPQRMVQGYAQSAATLNLLRAFAQGGYANLAQVHRWTHDFMGRSPWAKKYAETADRIGEALEFMAACGIDPETVPQLAQTSFYTSHEALLLPYEEAMTRQDSLTGDWYDTSAHFLWIGDRTRFEGSAHVEFLRGIGNPIGLKCGPSLEPDVLLRLLDTLNPGRIPGRMTLITRYGYDKIEAAFPRLLRAVTREGHPVIWSCDPMHGNVVKAANGYKTRPFDRILAEVRGFFAIHRAEGTHAGGIHAEMTGQNVTECTGGAVDVTEQSLADRYHTHCDPRLNASQSLELAFLLAEMLNAEMAERRRAAA; encoded by the coding sequence ATGGCCGCCAATTGGGCCCCCGACAGCTGGACCGCGCATGAAGCGCGCCAGCTCCCCGACTATCCCGACGCCGCCGCGCTGAAAGCGGCGACCGATACGCTCCGCTCGCACCCGCCGCTCGTCTTTGCTGGCGAAGCACGGAACCTGACGGCGGAACTGGCGCGGGTTGCCGCGGGTGAAGCGTTCCTGCTTCAGGGCGGCGATTGCGCGGAAAGCTTTGCCGAATTCCATCCAAACAACATCCGCGACACGTTCCGCGTGATCCTGCAGATGGCGGTGGTGCTCACCTTCGCCTCCAAGCTGCCGGTGGTGAAGCTCGGCCGTATGGCGGGTCAGTTCGCCAAGCCCCGCTCCGCCCCGACCGAAACGATCGAGGGTGTGGAGCTGCCCAGCTACCGCGGTGACAACGTGAACGACATCGCCTTCACGGCGCAGTCCCGCGTGCCCGATCCGCAGCGCATGGTGCAGGGCTATGCGCAATCAGCCGCCACGCTGAACCTGCTGCGCGCCTTCGCACAGGGCGGCTACGCCAATCTCGCCCAGGTACACCGCTGGACGCACGATTTCATGGGCCGTTCGCCCTGGGCCAAGAAATATGCCGAGACAGCCGATCGCATCGGCGAGGCGCTGGAATTCATGGCGGCATGCGGGATCGATCCCGAAACGGTGCCGCAGCTTGCCCAGACGAGCTTCTACACCAGCCACGAGGCGCTGCTTCTCCCCTATGAGGAGGCCATGACCCGCCAGGATTCACTGACGGGTGATTGGTACGACACGTCGGCGCACTTCCTGTGGATCGGGGATCGGACCCGGTTTGAGGGATCGGCCCATGTCGAGTTCCTGCGCGGCATCGGCAATCCGATCGGCTTGAAGTGCGGGCCCAGCCTGGAGCCGGACGTTCTCCTTCGCCTGCTGGACACGCTGAACCCGGGCCGCATTCCTGGCCGCATGACGCTCATCACGCGTTATGGCTACGACAAGATCGAGGCCGCCTTCCCGCGTCTCCTGCGCGCCGTCACGCGCGAAGGTCACCCGGTGATCTGGAGCTGCGATCCGATGCACGGCAACGTCGTGAAGGCCGCGAACGGGTACAAGACGCGCCCGTTCGACCGGATCCTCGCGGAAGTTCGGGGCTTCTTCGCCATCCACCGTGCCGAGGGTACGCACGCCGGTGGCATCCATGCCGAGATGACCGGCCAGAATGTCACTGAATGCACCGGCGGCGCCGTTGACGTGACGGAGCAGAGCCTGGCGGATCGCTATCACACCCATTGTGACCCGCGCCTCAATGCCAGCCAGAGCCTTGAGCTGGCGTTTCTGCTCGCAGAAATGCTGAACGCAGAGATGGCCGAACGCCGCCGCGCGGCCGCCTGA
- a CDS encoding SDR family oxidoreductase, with the protein MDLGLAGKTAIICASSHGLGRACAEELARAGCRVVLNGREAGPLEDTAASIRAQTGAIVEIVAGNIGDPGVQQALVQTAGAPDILVNNNGGPPPRGFRELDGEAIHAGLDANMVTPIRLVQQVVDGMVERRFGRIVCITSGSVKSPAAGLDLSSGGRIGLHGFLAGVAREVASANVTINFLLPGLFATRRLGGVMAFAAKAQSVDVETAEARGRERIPARRFGDPAEFGAACAFLCSAQAGFITGQSLLIDGGAYPGVL; encoded by the coding sequence ATGGATCTCGGCCTCGCCGGCAAGACCGCCATCATCTGCGCCTCCAGCCATGGTCTAGGCCGGGCGTGTGCGGAAGAACTTGCCCGGGCTGGCTGCCGCGTCGTCCTGAACGGCCGCGAGGCGGGGCCGCTGGAGGACACCGCCGCATCGATCCGCGCGCAAACGGGCGCCATCGTCGAAATCGTGGCTGGCAACATCGGCGATCCGGGCGTGCAGCAGGCACTGGTACAGACCGCCGGTGCGCCAGACATCCTCGTCAACAACAATGGCGGCCCGCCTCCGCGCGGGTTCCGCGAGCTTGACGGTGAAGCGATTCATGCCGGCCTGGACGCCAACATGGTCACCCCCATCAGGCTCGTTCAGCAGGTGGTCGACGGCATGGTCGAGCGGCGCTTCGGCCGCATCGTCTGCATCACGTCAGGGTCGGTGAAATCGCCGGCTGCCGGGCTGGATCTGTCCAGCGGCGGACGCATCGGCCTTCATGGCTTTCTGGCGGGCGTCGCACGCGAGGTCGCCAGCGCCAATGTCACGATAAACTTCCTGTTGCCCGGCCTCTTCGCGACTCGCCGGCTGGGCGGCGTCATGGCGTTCGCCGCAAAGGCGCAGTCGGTTGACGTGGAAACGGCGGAAGCTCGTGGACGCGAGCGGATCCCCGCCAGGCGCTTCGGCGATCCGGCGGAATTTGGCGCCGCCTGCGCCTTTCTCTGCTCGGCCCAGGCCGGCTTCATCACCGGGCAAAGCCTGCTGATCGATGGCGGCGCCTATCCCGGAGTGCTATAA
- a CDS encoding Fur family transcriptional regulator, with product MANVHHHHEPQGADLAQAAQATLERAGEQWTAMRASVFGALAGFEKPASAYDIAEAVSKSEGRRVAANSVYRILDLFVGANLARKVESANAYVANAHPDCLHDCIFLVCDQCGQTTHLDDDRLTGGVRDAASAAGFQPVRPVIEVRGRCASCSSD from the coding sequence ATGGCCAATGTTCACCACCATCACGAGCCGCAGGGTGCGGATCTGGCGCAGGCTGCGCAGGCAACGCTGGAACGCGCCGGCGAGCAGTGGACGGCGATGCGCGCGAGCGTATTCGGCGCCTTGGCGGGGTTTGAAAAGCCGGCCAGCGCTTATGACATTGCGGAAGCCGTGTCGAAGTCAGAGGGGCGGCGTGTCGCGGCGAACAGCGTCTATCGCATCCTCGATCTTTTCGTGGGAGCGAACCTTGCTCGCAAGGTGGAGAGCGCCAATGCCTATGTGGCCAATGCCCACCCCGACTGCCTACACGACTGCATTTTCCTGGTGTGCGATCAGTGCGGGCAGACGACGCATCTCGATGATGATCGGCTGACCGGGGGCGTGCGCGATGCTGCTTCCGCCGCGGGATTCCAGCCGGTCCGCCCCGTCATCGAAGTACGTGGACGCTGCGCATCCTGCAGTTCCGATTGA
- the dxs gene encoding 1-deoxy-D-xylulose-5-phosphate synthase → MTDLPSTPLLDTISTPADLRKLAPEQLRQLADELRTETISAVGTTGGHLGSGLGVVELTTAIHYVFDTPRDRLVWDVGHQCYPHKILTGRRDRIRTLRQGGGLSGFTKRSESEYDPFGAAHSSTSISAALGFAMANKLADQPGKAIAVIGDGAMSAGMAYEAMNNAQAAGNRLVVILNDNDMSIAPPVGGLSAYLSRIVSSREFLSVRELMKRVARRLPRPIHNAARKTDEFARGMTMGGTLFEELGFYYVGPIDGHNLEHLIPVLENVRDAEEGPILVHVVTKKGKGYAPAEAASDKYHGVQKFDVITGAQAKAPPGPPAYQNVFGDALADEADRDPRVCAITAAMPSGTGIDRFAKRHPGRAFDVGIAEQHAVTFAAGLAAQGMRPFCAIYSTFLQRAYDQVVHDVAIQNLPVRFAIDRAGLVGADGATHAGSFDITYLASLPNFVVMAAADEAELVHMTHTCVEHDTGPIAVRYPRGNGVGVPLPSEPEKLEIGKGRIVREGKSVAILSLGTRLAEALKAADQLDAKGLSTTVADLRFAKPLDEALIRKLLASHEVAVTIEEGAIGGLGAHVLTLASDEGLIDGGLKLRTLRLPDVFQDQDAPQAQYAQAGLDADGIVRTVLKALRWNEAEALGARA, encoded by the coding sequence ATGACCGATCTGCCCTCGACGCCGCTGCTCGATACCATCTCGACGCCGGCTGACTTGAGAAAGCTGGCTCCCGAACAGCTTCGCCAACTCGCCGACGAGTTGCGCACGGAAACCATTAGTGCGGTCGGCACGACCGGCGGCCATCTTGGCTCCGGACTGGGCGTGGTCGAGCTGACGACCGCGATCCATTATGTCTTTGATACGCCGCGCGACCGGCTCGTCTGGGACGTCGGGCATCAATGCTATCCGCACAAGATCCTGACGGGTCGGCGGGATCGCATTCGCACGCTGCGCCAGGGCGGGGGACTGAGCGGTTTCACCAAGCGCAGCGAGAGCGAATATGATCCGTTCGGCGCTGCCCATAGCTCAACGTCGATCTCCGCCGCGCTGGGCTTTGCCATGGCGAACAAGCTTGCCGATCAGCCGGGCAAGGCGATTGCGGTGATCGGCGACGGCGCCATGTCTGCGGGTATGGCCTATGAAGCGATGAACAATGCGCAGGCGGCGGGCAACCGGCTGGTGGTGATCCTGAACGACAATGACATGTCGATCGCACCCCCGGTGGGCGGGCTGTCCGCCTATCTGTCGCGCATCGTTTCGAGTCGCGAGTTTCTGTCCGTTCGTGAGCTGATGAAGCGGGTGGCACGTCGATTGCCGCGGCCGATCCACAATGCCGCGCGCAAGACGGATGAATTCGCCCGCGGCATGACCATGGGCGGCACGCTCTTCGAGGAGCTCGGCTTCTACTATGTGGGGCCAATCGACGGGCACAATCTTGAGCACCTCATTCCCGTTCTCGAGAATGTGCGCGATGCGGAAGAGGGACCGATCCTCGTCCACGTCGTGACGAAGAAGGGCAAGGGCTACGCGCCCGCCGAGGCCGCGTCGGACAAATATCATGGCGTGCAGAAGTTCGATGTGATCACTGGCGCCCAGGCGAAGGCTCCTCCCGGCCCGCCGGCGTACCAGAACGTCTTTGGTGACGCGCTGGCCGACGAGGCGGATCGCGATCCGCGCGTTTGCGCCATCACCGCCGCCATGCCCTCCGGCACAGGGATCGATCGGTTCGCCAAGCGCCATCCTGGTCGGGCATTCGATGTGGGCATCGCCGAACAGCATGCCGTCACTTTCGCGGCCGGATTGGCCGCACAAGGAATGCGCCCGTTCTGCGCGATCTACTCCACCTTCCTGCAGCGCGCCTATGACCAGGTGGTGCACGATGTCGCGATCCAGAACCTGCCGGTCCGGTTCGCCATCGATCGTGCGGGCCTGGTGGGCGCTGATGGCGCGACGCATGCGGGCTCGTTCGACATCACCTATCTCGCCAGCCTGCCCAATTTCGTAGTGATGGCTGCGGCGGACGAGGCCGAGCTGGTGCACATGACGCATACCTGCGTCGAGCATGATACCGGACCGATCGCCGTGCGCTATCCGCGCGGCAACGGTGTGGGGGTGCCGCTGCCGTCGGAGCCGGAGAAGCTGGAGATCGGGAAGGGCCGCATCGTTCGCGAAGGCAAGTCGGTGGCGATCCTGTCGCTCGGAACGCGGTTGGCGGAGGCGCTGAAGGCCGCCGACCAGCTTGATGCCAAGGGACTGTCGACCACTGTGGCCGATCTGCGATTTGCGAAGCCGCTCGACGAAGCGCTCATCCGCAAGCTGCTGGCCAGCCATGAGGTGGCGGTGACGATCGAAGAGGGCGCGATCGGCGGGCTCGGCGCTCATGTGCTGACGCTGGCGTCCGATGAAGGCCTGATCGACGGCGGTTTGAAGCTGCGCACGCTGCGCCTACCCGACGTGTTTCAGGACCAGGATGCGCCGCAGGCACAATATGCCCAGGCGGGCCTCGATGCTGACGGCATCGTCAGAACCGTGCTGAAGGCGCTGCGCTGGAACGAGGCCGAGGCGCTCGGCGCTCGCGCGTGA
- a CDS encoding alpha/beta hydrolase, with protein sequence MGHYSSTLGLNPSILTVPGFGNSGPTHWQTLWEQSRLDTRRVELGMWDTPHRNAWVTKLDQAISQAQAPVILVGHSLGCQAISWWASLSPQPYGWPVAGALLVAPADVDRPDIPSELSTFAPAPRAPLPFPSILVASADDPWIELARARSLAADWGSHFVDAGAQGHLNAASGLGWWPEGQELLDRVIAASGGPHGEARTPTDARTILAHPGDRSNAATHA encoded by the coding sequence ATGGGCCATTATTCGTCCACCCTCGGGTTGAACCCGAGCATCCTGACCGTTCCCGGCTTCGGCAATTCCGGGCCGACGCACTGGCAGACCCTGTGGGAGCAATCCCGCCTCGATACGCGCCGCGTGGAACTCGGCATGTGGGATACGCCGCATCGCAATGCCTGGGTGACCAAATTGGATCAGGCGATTTCCCAGGCGCAGGCGCCGGTTATCCTGGTCGGGCATAGCCTGGGGTGCCAGGCAATATCCTGGTGGGCGTCGCTCAGCCCCCAGCCCTATGGCTGGCCGGTTGCCGGAGCGTTGCTGGTCGCCCCTGCCGATGTCGACCGACCCGATATCCCGTCTGAACTGTCGACCTTCGCGCCGGCACCGCGTGCCCCGCTGCCGTTTCCGTCCATTCTGGTGGCGAGCGCCGACGATCCCTGGATCGAACTGGCGCGCGCCCGCAGCCTTGCGGCGGATTGGGGAAGCCACTTCGTTGATGCTGGCGCTCAGGGGCATCTGAATGCCGCCAGTGGACTCGGATGGTGGCCAGAGGGCCAGGAGCTTCTGGATCGTGTAATTGCCGCCTCGGGAGGCCCGCACGGCGAGGCACGGACACCAACAGACGCGCGTACCATTCTGGCGCACCCTGGCGACAGATCGAACGCCGCAACACACGCCTGA
- a CDS encoding TlyA family RNA methyltransferase: MPKCRADQLLVDRGLAESRTRAQALIMAGLVFTGHRKVEKPGQTLSEGATLDVRGRDHPWVSRGGIKLAHGLNHFGWDVTGATAIDVGSSTGGFTDVLLTRGAARVYAIDSGTNQLAWKLRQDPRVVVHEQTSARVLTPDHVPEPVDLIVCDASFIGIAKVLDVPLGFAKPDARALTLVKPQFEAGREEVGKGGVVRDEAVRQRVCDEVAAWFVSKGWQVQGIVESPITGPEGNVEFLLAAVRI; encoded by the coding sequence ATGCCCAAGTGCCGTGCAGACCAGTTGCTCGTTGATCGTGGACTCGCGGAGTCGCGCACCCGCGCGCAGGCGCTGATCATGGCGGGCCTTGTGTTCACCGGCCATCGCAAGGTCGAAAAGCCGGGGCAGACGCTTTCCGAAGGCGCGACGCTCGACGTGCGCGGGCGCGACCATCCCTGGGTGTCGCGGGGCGGCATCAAGCTTGCCCATGGACTCAATCATTTCGGATGGGATGTTACTGGGGCGACGGCGATCGACGTCGGTTCCTCGACCGGCGGCTTCACCGATGTGCTGCTGACGCGCGGTGCGGCACGCGTCTATGCCATTGATAGTGGGACCAATCAGCTCGCATGGAAGCTGCGGCAGGATCCACGGGTGGTGGTTCACGAACAGACCAGCGCACGCGTCCTCACGCCGGATCACGTGCCCGAGCCGGTGGATCTGATCGTTTGTGACGCAAGCTTCATCGGCATCGCCAAGGTGCTCGACGTGCCGCTTGGCTTCGCCAAGCCGGACGCGCGGGCACTGACGCTCGTGAAGCCACAGTTCGAGGCCGGGCGAGAGGAAGTGGGGAAGGGCGGCGTGGTCCGCGACGAAGCGGTGCGCCAGCGGGTGTGCGACGAAGTGGCCGCCTGGTTTGTCAGCAAGGGATGGCAAGTTCAGGGGATCGTTGAAAGCCCCATCACGGGCCCCGAGGGGAACGTGGAGTTCTTGCTGGCGGCTGTCCGCATTTGA
- a CDS encoding TspO/MBR family protein, giving the protein MSFARWALFCVPLILLLGFLSGRSVPAGDDSLWYQSLAKPALTPPGWMFPLVWATLYVMLGLALAIILNARGARGRRLAIGLFAVQFGLNLAWTPLFFGAHRINSATIVLILMLSLAIATTVAFGRIRPRAAWLMVPYLVWISFAGVLTWRIGQLNMDAQALVPGARTSQVIG; this is encoded by the coding sequence ATGTCTTTCGCGCGCTGGGCGCTGTTCTGCGTGCCGCTCATCCTGCTGCTTGGATTTCTCTCCGGCCGCAGTGTTCCCGCTGGCGACGATAGCCTTTGGTATCAAAGCCTTGCCAAGCCAGCTCTGACGCCGCCGGGGTGGATGTTCCCCCTGGTCTGGGCGACGCTCTACGTCATGCTGGGACTGGCGCTCGCCATCATCCTGAATGCGCGGGGAGCGCGTGGTCGCCGGCTCGCCATCGGCCTGTTTGCGGTGCAGTTCGGCCTGAACCTGGCCTGGACTCCGCTGTTCTTCGGCGCACATCGGATCAATTCGGCCACCATCGTGCTGATCCTGATGCTGTCGCTGGCGATCGCCACAACCGTCGCCTTTGGCCGCATCCGGCCGCGCGCTGCCTGGCTGATGGTGCCCTATCTGGTCTGGATCAGCTTCGCAGGCGTGCTGACGTGGCGGATCGGGCAGCTGAACATGGATGCGCAAGCCCTTGTGCCGGGCGCCCGAACCTCCCAAGTCATCGGATGA
- a CDS encoding accessory factor UbiK family protein: MQSENRLFDDLVKFVNGAAGTVAGVGREAQAGARDRAREWIGGLDFVSREEFEVVKAMAVAARDEADALRARLDALEARQQGAAPAAD; this comes from the coding sequence ATGCAGTCCGAAAACCGGCTGTTCGACGATTTGGTGAAATTCGTGAACGGGGCCGCTGGCACGGTCGCCGGCGTTGGCCGCGAGGCGCAGGCCGGCGCGCGGGATCGTGCGCGCGAGTGGATCGGCGGTCTGGATTTCGTCAGCCGCGAGGAGTTCGAGGTCGTCAAGGCGATGGCGGTGGCGGCCCGCGACGAGGCAGATGCGCTGCGCGCGCGACTGGACGCCCTGGAGGCACGACAGCAGGGCGCTGCGCCCGCAGCCGACTGA
- a CDS encoding YbjN domain-containing protein — protein sequence MLDEADNEQEPEAPLDMLESYFSAHGWSYDRHEDEISARMKGSWTDYELRALWRDEDGVLQFLAFPDVKVAEHSRAAIYETIGLVNEQLWLGHFELWSSSGILLYRHATLVDQSEDDATLSLEAAQVLVETAIDECERFYPVFQFVLWGGKSPRDAIAAALIETQGEA from the coding sequence ATGCTCGACGAAGCCGATAACGAACAAGAACCCGAAGCCCCGCTCGACATGCTCGAGAGCTATTTCTCGGCGCATGGCTGGTCTTATGACCGGCACGAAGACGAGATCAGCGCCCGCATGAAAGGCAGCTGGACCGACTATGAGCTGCGCGCGCTCTGGCGGGACGAGGATGGCGTTCTGCAGTTCCTCGCCTTTCCGGACGTGAAGGTCGCGGAGCATTCCCGTGCAGCCATTTACGAGACGATCGGTCTGGTGAACGAGCAGCTCTGGCTGGGTCATTTCGAACTCTGGTCGTCCAGCGGCATCCTGCTGTACCGGCACGCGACGCTGGTCGATCAATCGGAGGATGACGCCACCTTGTCGCTGGAAGCGGCGCAGGTGCTGGTCGAGACGGCGATCGACGAGTGCGAGCGTTTCTATCCCGTGTTCCAGTTCGTCCTGTGGGGCGGAAAATCGCCGCGCGATGCGATCGCTGCGGCGCTGATCGAGACGCAGGGCGAGGCCTGA
- the proC gene encoding pyrroline-5-carboxylate reductase, whose translation MTLPKSLWLVGAGNMGGAMLRGWIAAGLSPDAVTVIDPGSPAVPPGVRVLAAPEGPAPEVVVLAVKPQLLDAVAPSLKQVHPALLLSILAGVEEAALAQRIPADSIVRAMPNLPVAIGKGVTALHAAASTEEARATAEALVAPLGQVEWIGDEAMFDAVTALSGCGPGFVFRFIDALAAAGTALGLPADQAARLALATVEGSAAMAAGAGESPAVLADRVASPGGSTREGLNVLDRDGALQSLLKATLAASRERNAELAAAARG comes from the coding sequence ATGACATTGCCGAAGTCGCTGTGGCTGGTGGGAGCCGGCAACATGGGCGGCGCGATGCTGCGCGGTTGGATCGCCGCCGGCCTTTCGCCCGATGCGGTGACAGTCATTGATCCAGGATCGCCGGCCGTTCCCCCGGGCGTGCGCGTTCTGGCCGCGCCAGAGGGACCGGCGCCGGAGGTGGTCGTGCTCGCCGTGAAGCCGCAGTTGCTGGATGCGGTGGCGCCATCGCTGAAACAGGTTCACCCTGCGTTGCTGCTGTCGATCCTGGCTGGCGTGGAAGAGGCCGCACTTGCACAGCGTATACCGGCGGACAGCATCGTTCGCGCGATGCCGAACCTGCCGGTGGCGATCGGAAAAGGCGTGACGGCACTCCACGCGGCCGCCTCCACCGAGGAGGCGCGGGCCACGGCCGAAGCGCTGGTCGCGCCGCTTGGCCAAGTCGAGTGGATCGGCGACGAGGCAATGTTTGACGCGGTGACGGCGCTGTCCGGCTGTGGCCCGGGCTTCGTGTTTCGCTTCATCGACGCATTGGCAGCGGCTGGCACCGCGCTGGGCCTGCCGGCCGATCAGGCGGCGCGGCTCGCGCTGGCGACGGTAGAGGGCTCGGCGGCAATGGCGGCCGGGGCAGGGGAGAGCCCGGCTGTTCTGGCCGATCGGGTCGCCAGCCCGGGCGGATCGACGCGCGAAGGGCTGAACGTGCTGGATCGCGACGGGGCGTTGCAGTCGCTGTTGAAGGCGACGCTTGCGGCCAGCCGTGAGCGCAATGCGGAGCTCGCCGCGGCTGCCCGGGGCTGA
- a CDS encoding helix-turn-helix domain-containing protein has translation MAMPVNMAATPSSASPLFLREPEIRRGIELLYFGSTRVTRSIDRGLARKGLGRAHHRALYFIARKPDMAVSDLLALLGITKQSLGRVLGELTDRGYVEARPGERDRRQRLLRLTKEGEAFEADLYNALRERFAAAYSEAGQGAVSGFWAVLEGLVPEEERLRVEALRS, from the coding sequence ATGGCAATGCCGGTCAACATGGCTGCCACACCCTCCTCTGCATCCCCGCTCTTCCTGCGGGAGCCCGAAATCCGCCGCGGCATTGAGCTGCTCTATTTCGGAAGCACCCGAGTCACCCGATCGATCGACCGGGGTCTGGCGCGCAAGGGGCTGGGCCGCGCCCATCATCGTGCGCTGTATTTCATTGCGCGAAAGCCCGACATGGCGGTGTCCGATCTGCTGGCGCTGCTCGGCATCACCAAGCAATCGCTTGGGCGCGTGCTGGGGGAGCTTACCGATCGTGGCTATGTGGAAGCGCGTCCGGGCGAGCGCGATCGGCGCCAGCGGCTGTTGCGCCTCACCAAGGAGGGCGAGGCATTTGAGGCTGATCTCTACAACGCGTTGCGCGAGCGATTTGCGGCGGCCTATTCGGAAGCCGGCCAGGGCGCGGTGAGCGGTTTCTGGGCGGTGCTGGAAGGCCTGGTGCCCGAAGAGGAACGCCTGCGGGTCGAGGCCCTGCGCAGCTAG
- a CDS encoding branched-chain amino acid aminotransferase, giving the protein MSTPAPFVFEPNTASVPATERAGRIADPLFGRIFTDHMAIVRWSEEKGWHDAKITARTTLTVDPATAVLHYAQEIFEGLKAYRHDDGSVALFRPHANAARFRDSARRMAMPELPDDLFIGSIEALVKADADWFPSVEGGSLYLRPFMIASEVFLGVKPAGEYLYMVLASSAGSYWKGGVRPVSLWVSHDYSRAAAGGTGAAKCGGNYATSLVAQQEAIRRGCDQVVFLDAAERRWIEELGGMNIFFVFDDGSIQTPPLTGTILPGITRDSILTLARDAGLTVREELYSIDQWRADAQSGRLTESFACGTAAVVTPIGQVSGPDYSFTIGTGGTGQTTKRFLDTLTAVQRGQAPDPHNWLHPIV; this is encoded by the coding sequence TTGTCGACCCCCGCGCCCTTCGTCTTCGAGCCCAACACCGCCTCGGTTCCGGCAACCGAGCGAGCAGGCCGCATTGCGGATCCGCTGTTCGGGCGCATCTTCACCGATCACATGGCGATCGTACGCTGGTCGGAGGAAAAGGGCTGGCATGATGCCAAGATCACCGCGCGCACGACGCTGACGGTCGATCCGGCAACGGCGGTGCTGCATTACGCGCAGGAAATCTTCGAAGGCCTGAAGGCCTATCGCCACGATGACGGCAGCGTTGCCCTGTTCCGCCCCCATGCCAATGCCGCGCGCTTCCGGGATTCGGCGCGGCGCATGGCGATGCCGGAGCTGCCCGACGACCTGTTCATCGGTTCGATCGAAGCATTGGTGAAGGCCGATGCCGACTGGTTTCCCTCGGTCGAGGGCGGCTCGCTGTATCTGCGCCCGTTCATGATCGCGAGCGAGGTGTTCCTGGGCGTGAAGCCCGCGGGCGAATATCTCTACATGGTGCTGGCCTCTTCGGCGGGTTCCTACTGGAAGGGCGGGGTTCGGCCCGTCTCGCTGTGGGTAAGCCACGATTATTCGCGCGCGGCGGCGGGCGGCACAGGCGCCGCGAAGTGCGGCGGCAATTACGCCACCAGCCTGGTGGCGCAGCAGGAAGCGATCCGCCGCGGCTGTGACCAGGTGGTGTTTCTCGACGCGGCCGAGCGCCGCTGGATCGAGGAACTGGGCGGCATGAACATCTTCTTCGTGTTCGACGACGGATCGATCCAGACGCCGCCGCTTACCGGCACGATCCTTCCGGGGATCACGCGCGATTCGATACTGACCCTGGCGCGCGATGCGGGGCTTACCGTGCGCGAGGAGCTGTATTCGATCGATCAATGGCGCGCGGATGCGCAGAGCGGCCGGCTGACGGAGAGCTTCGCCTGTGGCACCGCCGCCGTGGTGACGCCGATCGGGCAGGTGTCCGGCCCCGACTATAGCTTCACCATCGGCACTGGCGGCACGGGTCAGACGACCAAGCGCTTCCTTGACACGCTGACCGCAGTGCAGCGCGGCCAGGCACCCGATCCGCACAATTGGCTTCACCCGATCGTTTGA